In Nitrospira sp., one genomic interval encodes:
- a CDS encoding 6-phosphofructokinase yields the protein MSQQRPVVGILVGGGPAPGINSVIGAATIRSILGGSDVIGIHDGFKWIMEGQTGKVKPLSIETISRIHFSGGSCLGTARANPTKKVEHLDACVATLGQLGVTRLITIGGDDTAFSALKLEQRAGGRLQVVHVPKTIDNDLDLPHGIPTFGFQTARHIGVELVKSLMVDAETTSRWYFVVTMGRKAGHLALGIGKAAGATLTMIPEEFQRRPIRLKTLVDTLVGAIIKRLGSGRSDGVAVLAEGLVEFLDQQDLEGLEDVERDQHGHVRLAEINFGFVLKRAVEKELKRLGLKTTIVEKNIGYELRCADPISFDMEYTRDLGYCAAQFLLDGGNAAMVSIQNGRFIPIPFADILDPATGRTRVRMVDVESESYVIARRYMIRLGADDLQQPQDLARHAKIAGLSPDDFRARFGYLVDKGL from the coding sequence ATGAGTCAACAACGACCGGTGGTGGGCATTCTCGTCGGTGGCGGACCGGCGCCGGGCATCAACAGTGTGATCGGCGCGGCGACGATCCGCAGTATTTTGGGTGGGTCGGATGTGATCGGGATCCACGACGGATTCAAGTGGATCATGGAGGGCCAGACCGGCAAGGTCAAACCGCTCTCGATCGAGACCATCAGCCGCATCCACTTCAGCGGCGGATCCTGTTTGGGCACCGCCCGCGCGAATCCCACGAAGAAGGTGGAGCATCTCGATGCCTGCGTGGCAACATTGGGGCAATTGGGCGTCACGCGCTTGATCACCATCGGCGGCGACGATACGGCCTTTTCCGCCTTGAAGCTGGAGCAGCGGGCAGGGGGCCGGCTCCAGGTCGTGCATGTGCCCAAAACGATCGACAACGATCTGGACCTGCCGCACGGCATTCCCACGTTCGGCTTTCAAACCGCCCGCCACATCGGCGTTGAATTGGTCAAGAGCCTCATGGTGGATGCGGAGACCACCTCGCGCTGGTACTTTGTCGTGACCATGGGCCGCAAAGCCGGGCACCTGGCGCTCGGCATCGGCAAGGCTGCGGGGGCCACGTTGACGATGATCCCCGAAGAGTTCCAGCGGCGACCGATCCGCTTGAAGACTCTGGTGGATACGTTGGTCGGCGCGATCATCAAGCGGCTCGGCTCCGGACGGTCGGATGGGGTGGCGGTCCTGGCGGAGGGCCTGGTCGAATTTCTCGATCAGCAGGACCTCGAAGGCCTGGAGGACGTGGAGCGGGACCAACATGGCCATGTGCGGCTTGCGGAGATCAACTTCGGGTTCGTGCTCAAACGCGCGGTGGAGAAGGAATTGAAGCGGCTCGGCCTCAAGACCACCATCGTGGAAAAGAACATCGGCTACGAACTGCGTTGTGCGGACCCCATCTCCTTCGACATGGAGTACACGAGAGATTTGGGCTACTGCGCGGCGCAGTTTCTCTTGGATGGCGGGAACGCCGCGATGGTGTCGATCCAAAACGGCCGGTTTATTCCCATTCCCTTCGCCGACATTCTGGACCCTGCGACGGGCCGCACCAGGGTTCGCATGGTGGATGTCGAATCGGAATCCTATGTGATCGCCCGCCGGTACATGATTCGCTTGGGGGCAGACGATCTGCAGCAACCGCAGGACCTGGCGCGCCATGCGAAGATCGCCGGTCTTTCGCCGGACGACTTCCGCGCCCGCTTCGGATATTTGGTGGACAAGGGGCTGTGA
- a CDS encoding response regulator — MLLIDDSPGECELFRQALTQSGYRGALEVADGSLAALQYLAGRTTDDEPALILLDLKLRGERGVDLLRQLKGDNRYAYIPVVMLSSSDDAEDIRACYQAGANGYVVKPGRFDDLISLSLHIWKFWLEHNCTRRMATPC, encoded by the coding sequence ATGCTTTTGATCGATGACAGCCCCGGCGAGTGTGAGTTGTTTCGCCAGGCGCTCACTCAGTCCGGTTACAGAGGGGCACTCGAGGTTGCCGACGGCAGTCTGGCGGCCCTGCAGTACCTTGCCGGCCGGACAACCGACGACGAACCGGCCCTCATTCTGCTCGATCTGAAATTGCGCGGGGAACGCGGCGTGGACTTGCTCCGACAACTGAAGGGCGACAACCGTTATGCCTACATCCCCGTCGTGATGCTGAGCAGTTCCGACGACGCGGAGGACATACGCGCCTGTTACCAAGCCGGTGCCAACGGATATGTGGTTAAGCCCGGGCGGTTCGACGACCTGATCAGCCTCTCGTTGCACATCTGGAAATTCTGGCTGGAACATAACTGCACCCGACGGATGGCCACCCCATGCTGA
- a CDS encoding IS30 family transposase, which translates to MHTRAYTHLSAEERETLSLGLTHGHSLRTMARILGRAPSTVSREVARNTTRGCPYRACTAQRHAGIRAHHPRRLRKLLDPWLWQYVQRHLAAGCSPEQIAGRLRRMYPDDMRKRLSAETIYAGLYVLPRGALRTELLAALRQARKTRRPRARGADRRGQIPNMTPIAARPAEVATRTVPGHWEGDLLKGARNRSAVGTLVERTTRLVLLAKMEGTDAERAYRGFSKKLRHVPAALRSTLTYDRGKEMAAHERLAKRLTIRIFFADPHCPWQRGTNENTNGLLRQYLPKGTDLSRYTQRELNAIAYRLNTRPRKCLHFATPLEVYAQLRHHSPVALGT; encoded by the coding sequence ATGCACACGAGAGCGTACACACACCTGAGTGCTGAAGAGCGTGAGACGTTGAGTCTGGGGCTGACCCATGGCCATTCGCTCCGAACAATGGCGCGGATCTTGGGACGAGCCCCGAGCACCGTGAGCCGCGAGGTAGCCCGGAACACCACACGCGGCTGTCCCTATCGGGCCTGTACAGCGCAGCGCCACGCAGGCATCCGAGCGCATCACCCACGGCGGCTTCGAAAACTCCTCGACCCGTGGTTGTGGCAGTACGTCCAGCGGCATCTGGCGGCAGGGTGCTCGCCCGAGCAGATTGCTGGACGCCTCCGCCGCATGTATCCTGACGACATGAGGAAGCGGCTGTCTGCCGAAACCATCTATGCGGGCCTGTACGTGCTGCCACGTGGCGCCTTGCGGACCGAATTGTTGGCGGCCCTGCGTCAGGCACGCAAGACGCGTCGGCCGCGCGCACGGGGGGCCGACCGCCGCGGCCAGATTCCCAACATGACCCCGATTGCCGCACGCCCTGCTGAAGTGGCGACCCGGACGGTGCCCGGACACTGGGAAGGCGACTTGCTCAAAGGTGCTCGCAATAGATCGGCCGTTGGCACCCTGGTTGAGCGGACTACTCGCCTGGTCTTGTTGGCGAAAATGGAGGGCACCGATGCCGAGAGGGCCTATCGCGGGTTCTCCAAGAAGCTTCGGCACGTGCCAGCCGCGCTGCGCTCCACCCTGACCTATGATCGGGGCAAAGAGATGGCCGCTCACGAACGGTTGGCGAAGCGTCTGACGATCCGTATCTTTTTTGCCGATCCCCATTGCCCCTGGCAACGGGGAACCAACGAGAATACGAACGGACTCCTGCGTCAGTATTTGCCGAAGGGCACCGATCTGTCGCGCTATACCCAACGGGAATTGAACGCCATCGCCTATCGGCTGAACACCCGCCCACGGAAATGTCTCCACTTTGCCACGCCCCTGGAGGTCTATGCGCAGCTGCGCCATCATTCACCCGTTGCACTTGGAACTTGA
- a CDS encoding efflux RND transporter permease subunit, whose translation MLTRAALKNPYAVFAFCMIALILGAVSYQKMRIDIFPDIKLPSILVTTFYRGLSPTEMEGAITLKMEQRFVEASYVEHIESQSLAGMSYIKVFFQPEYGIDAAQSELTSLAYSIIRLLPPGVYPPSVYKFGVSSLPIGLLSISSENLGPKEIRDLAYFTVRQQIATIPGVSFGPPLGGKVRQITVFLDPQRLLARGISPSEVVSAINAQSAIIPAGNIKIGDLDYYVYSNSLVDVVEKINDIPIKVVNGTPVLVRDIGTAADSAAIQTSIVRVNGREATYIPITRQEGANTLEVTDGVRAKLPKLTEVPSGTTVKFLYDQSLYIRQAIANLQKEGLLGAGLAGLMIFLFLASVKAALVVGLAIPLSLTVALVALYLTGQSVNIMTLGGLALVIGTLLDNNIVVQENLHRHLEMGKDGRSAAEDSATELTLPILVATICILIVYLPIMFFTGIIKYLFVPMAMTVAFAMLADYVVSMSVTPVVLAWLYQAGHGKASSHEESAGEGWFRYVLAIYEPLLRAGVRFKSVVIGLAVLTLVATGFLVIPQLHSEFFPKVDAGNFTMLVIAPEGSRIEKTTAIVAQVEQLIHDTIPKDDLEEVISNTGLYYGDAARFAPNTGNHTAFVLVNLVTGHTGHTEDYIAELRGKFKTALPGVEIAFQTGGIISDVLNFGLKAPIDIQVKGPSLDVIRPVAEQIQQRVAQVPNTVDVRIKQGKSYPELHIDVDRTKAAYYGINQNRIVVDVVTGISSNLALSPNYWLDPKTANGYFLLAQYPEQSLTSTEDLLNIPIIGARTPLLPTASLTGSGIQGSTLALQNTPFAGRQMELTSGFYASGDDRRGPPVLLRDVAGLKFKTGPDSVDHYDLSRLINVLVTPVGNDLGRVAKDIEQVLAEITLPKDVTVQLRGEVANMRSAIQNFALALPLAVVLIYLVMVALFRSFVDPLIILVAVPLGWIGTVLILHLTNTSVNVESMIGTLMMMGIVVSNSILLVDFANRMVRHGAGAEQAVLEAGRRRIRPILMTALATILGLLPLALGFGEGNETMVPLARAVVGGLAVSTVMTLLVVPVMHCLILYRRERPPFSTAPGATAEEI comes from the coding sequence ATGCTGACCCGCGCCGCGCTCAAGAATCCCTACGCCGTCTTCGCGTTCTGCATGATCGCGTTGATCCTGGGTGCCGTCTCCTATCAGAAAATGCGGATCGACATCTTTCCCGACATCAAACTGCCCTCGATCCTGGTTACCACCTTCTACCGCGGCCTGAGCCCCACCGAAATGGAAGGTGCGATCACGCTCAAGATGGAACAGCGGTTCGTCGAAGCCAGCTACGTCGAGCACATCGAATCGCAATCCCTCGCCGGCATGAGTTACATCAAGGTGTTTTTTCAGCCCGAATACGGCATCGACGCGGCCCAATCCGAATTGACCAGCCTCGCCTACAGCATCATTCGACTGCTGCCGCCGGGAGTGTATCCCCCGTCGGTCTATAAGTTCGGCGTCTCCAGCTTGCCGATCGGCCTGCTCTCCATCTCCAGCGAGAATCTCGGCCCGAAGGAAATTCGCGACCTCGCCTACTTCACGGTACGCCAACAGATCGCGACGATCCCCGGCGTCTCCTTCGGCCCGCCGCTGGGCGGCAAGGTCCGGCAGATCACCGTGTTTCTCGACCCGCAGCGACTGCTCGCGCGAGGCATTTCGCCCTCCGAGGTGGTGAGCGCGATCAACGCCCAAAGCGCGATCATCCCCGCTGGCAACATCAAGATCGGCGATCTGGACTATTACGTCTACTCCAACAGCTTGGTCGACGTGGTGGAGAAGATCAACGACATCCCCATCAAGGTGGTCAATGGGACGCCGGTGCTGGTCCGTGACATCGGCACGGCAGCGGACAGCGCAGCCATCCAAACCTCCATCGTACGCGTGAACGGCCGCGAGGCGACCTACATTCCCATCACCAGGCAGGAAGGTGCGAACACCCTGGAGGTCACCGACGGCGTTCGCGCGAAACTGCCGAAGCTCACCGAAGTCCCCTCCGGAACCACGGTGAAATTTCTCTACGATCAGTCGCTGTACATCCGACAGGCCATCGCCAACCTGCAGAAGGAAGGTCTGCTCGGTGCGGGCCTGGCCGGCCTGATGATCTTTTTGTTCCTGGCCAGCGTGAAGGCGGCGCTGGTCGTGGGACTGGCCATCCCGCTGTCGCTCACGGTCGCCTTGGTCGCGCTTTATCTCACCGGCCAAAGCGTGAACATCATGACGCTGGGAGGGTTGGCCCTCGTGATCGGCACGCTGCTCGATAACAACATCGTCGTGCAGGAGAATCTCCATCGCCATTTGGAAATGGGCAAGGATGGGCGCTCGGCGGCGGAAGACAGCGCGACGGAACTGACCCTCCCCATCCTGGTCGCGACCATCTGCATCCTGATCGTCTACCTGCCTATCATGTTCTTTACGGGTATCATCAAGTACCTGTTCGTGCCGATGGCGATGACGGTGGCCTTCGCCATGTTGGCGGACTATGTCGTCTCGATGTCGGTGACGCCCGTGGTGTTGGCCTGGCTCTATCAGGCAGGCCACGGCAAGGCCTCGAGCCACGAAGAGTCGGCTGGGGAAGGTTGGTTCCGGTACGTGCTGGCCATCTACGAGCCGCTGCTCAGGGCCGGCGTACGCTTTAAATCGGTCGTGATCGGGCTGGCCGTCCTCACCCTTGTCGCCACCGGCTTTCTGGTGATCCCGCAACTTCACAGCGAATTCTTCCCCAAGGTGGATGCGGGCAATTTCACCATGCTGGTCATTGCACCCGAAGGATCGCGCATCGAAAAGACGACCGCCATCGTGGCGCAGGTGGAACAATTGATCCACGACACGATCCCGAAAGACGACTTGGAGGAGGTGATTTCCAACACCGGCCTCTACTACGGCGATGCCGCGCGCTTCGCCCCGAACACCGGCAACCACACGGCCTTCGTGCTCGTGAACCTCGTCACGGGCCACACAGGCCACACGGAGGACTACATTGCAGAGTTGCGCGGCAAATTCAAGACCGCGCTGCCCGGCGTGGAGATCGCCTTCCAGACCGGCGGTATCATCAGCGATGTGCTGAACTTCGGGCTCAAGGCTCCGATCGACATCCAGGTGAAGGGACCGAGCTTGGATGTCATCAGGCCGGTGGCCGAGCAGATCCAACAGCGGGTCGCCCAGGTGCCCAATACGGTCGACGTGCGGATCAAACAGGGCAAGAGTTATCCCGAATTGCATATCGACGTCGATCGCACCAAGGCGGCCTACTACGGCATCAATCAGAACCGGATCGTCGTCGACGTCGTAACCGGCATCAGTTCAAACCTGGCCCTCTCGCCCAATTACTGGCTCGATCCCAAGACCGCCAACGGCTACTTCCTGCTCGCGCAATATCCGGAACAATCCCTCACCAGCACGGAAGACTTGCTGAACATCCCGATCATCGGCGCGCGCACGCCGTTGCTGCCGACGGCCAGCCTGACGGGGAGCGGGATCCAGGGGTCGACCCTGGCGCTTCAGAACACGCCCTTCGCCGGACGGCAAATGGAACTGACCAGCGGATTTTACGCCTCGGGCGACGACCGGCGCGGACCACCGGTCTTGTTGCGTGACGTGGCCGGGCTCAAATTCAAAACCGGCCCGGATTCGGTGGACCATTACGACCTCTCGCGCTTGATCAACGTGCTGGTGACGCCGGTCGGCAACGACTTGGGCCGCGTCGCCAAGGACATCGAGCAGGTCTTGGCCGAGATCACACTGCCCAAAGACGTGACCGTCCAGCTGCGCGGCGAAGTCGCCAACATGCGAAGCGCGATCCAGAACTTCGCCTTGGCCCTACCCCTCGCGGTAGTCTTGATCTACCTCGTGATGGTGGCGCTGTTCCGATCGTTCGTCGATCCCCTCATCATCCTGGTGGCCGTACCGTTGGGCTGGATCGGCACGGTCCTGATCCTGCACCTCACCAACACCTCCGTGAATGTGGAGTCGATGATCGGAACATTGATGATGATGGGCATCGTAGTCTCCAACAGCATCCTACTCGTGGATTTCGCCAATCGAATGGTGCGTCACGGGGCAGGTGCCGAACAGGCGGTGCTGGAGGCGGGACGTCGGCGTATCCGTCCCATCTTGATGACCGCGCTGGCGACGATCTTAGGACTGTTGCCCCTGGCCTTGGGATTCGGCGAGGGCAATGAAACCATGGTGCCGTTGGCCCGCGCAGTCGTCGGTGGGCTTGCCGTCAGCACAGTCATGACCCTGCTGGTCGTTCCCGTAATGCACTGCTTGATTCTGTATCGCCGGGAACGCCCGCCGTTTTCCACAGCTCCCGGCGCGACTGCGGAGGAAATTTGA
- a CDS encoding IS5 family transposase codes for MQQQTFAEVSFEQYRKPTRREQFLNEMNQVVPWAELVAAIEPVYPKAEGPGRPPVGVERMLRLHCLQQWFNLSDPAVEEALYDSHAMRQFVGIDLGREPVPDETTICKFRHLLEAHHLGAQLFARIGAYLAAHGLKVSRGTIVDATIINAPSSTKNRQKERDPEMHQTKKGNQWYFGMKAHIGVDSRTKLVHSVAATAANVHDSQVLPELLHGQETRVWGDAAYSGQRDMIQHHAPHAKSFVQTKAHRHRPLSETERARNRTKSKVRAKVEHVFLVIKRIFGWAKVRYRGLAKNAHWLSISCGLANLYVARRHLLAAA; via the coding sequence ATGCAGCAACAGACGTTTGCCGAAGTCTCGTTTGAACAGTATCGCAAGCCCACCCGCCGGGAGCAGTTTCTCAACGAGATGAACCAGGTTGTTCCATGGGCGGAATTGGTAGCGGCGATCGAGCCGGTCTACCCCAAGGCCGAGGGCCCAGGGCGTCCGCCCGTGGGTGTCGAACGCATGTTGCGCCTCCATTGTCTGCAACAGTGGTTTAACCTGTCGGACCCGGCGGTGGAGGAAGCGCTGTACGACTCACACGCCATGCGGCAGTTCGTGGGGATTGATCTGGGCCGCGAGCCCGTACCGGATGAAACCACCATCTGTAAGTTTCGGCATCTGCTGGAAGCCCACCACTTGGGCGCACAGCTCTTTGCGCGGATCGGCGCGTATCTGGCTGCCCACGGGCTGAAGGTCAGCCGGGGCACGATCGTGGATGCCACGATCATCAATGCGCCCAGTTCGACGAAGAATCGCCAGAAAGAGCGAGATCCGGAGATGCATCAGACCAAGAAGGGGAACCAGTGGTATTTCGGCATGAAGGCGCATATTGGAGTGGACAGCCGGACGAAGCTGGTTCACTCAGTGGCGGCCACGGCGGCGAATGTCCATGACAGCCAGGTGTTGCCGGAGTTGCTGCATGGACAGGAGACACGAGTATGGGGCGATGCCGCCTATAGCGGGCAACGCGACATGATTCAGCACCATGCTCCCCATGCCAAGAGCTTCGTCCAGACGAAAGCCCATCGCCATCGGCCCTTGAGCGAGACGGAGCGGGCCCGCAATCGGACGAAGTCGAAGGTTCGTGCCAAAGTCGAGCATGTGTTCTTGGTGATCAAGCGGATCTTCGGGTGGGCCAAAGTGCGGTACCGGGGGCTCGCGAAGAATGCGCACTGGTTGTCTATCAGTTGCGGCTTGGCGAATCTGTATGTAGCACGCCGGCACTTGCTGGCGGCAGCCTAG
- a CDS encoding alpha/beta hydrolase: MNAFLLSLRDQQFGGAVTSGHLYRVGTPWDVSWDDRLPDFTLLTRGQRLTVFLHGYNNGLDEGRDKLVRFIGCLEQKGSTDLMLAVLWPGDSWANAIGNWAGALSYPSESRDADDSADNLLTWLVLHVHESARVAFVGHSLGCRVVMRAAQRMVRDVRVKKPILDRICLMAAAIDSDSLGKDEPTSYRDAAENADRIAVLASQEDRVLQGAYRLGDSVQSWWSFSGERSVRALGRYGPEGGPPEVLAKLESRMADPNRDIGHSDYLPPYPPSSPPAHRTKAESEQFVFEFLSRRPNPSWPAERP; encoded by the coding sequence ATGAACGCCTTTCTCCTCAGCTTGCGCGACCAACAATTTGGGGGGGCCGTCACCTCAGGACACCTCTACCGCGTGGGGACACCGTGGGATGTGAGTTGGGATGATCGATTGCCGGATTTTACTCTGCTGACTCGTGGACAACGTCTTACGGTGTTCCTGCACGGCTATAACAACGGCCTTGACGAGGGGCGTGACAAACTAGTGCGGTTCATTGGGTGCTTGGAACAGAAGGGCTCGACGGATCTGATGCTTGCTGTCCTTTGGCCTGGCGACTCCTGGGCCAACGCGATTGGCAACTGGGCTGGCGCGCTCAGTTATCCCTCGGAAAGTCGCGATGCCGACGACAGTGCCGATAACCTGCTCACGTGGCTTGTGCTCCATGTGCATGAGAGCGCCCGTGTGGCGTTCGTCGGCCACAGCCTCGGTTGCCGCGTCGTCATGCGCGCGGCGCAACGCATGGTGCGAGACGTGAGGGTCAAGAAGCCGATCTTGGATCGCATCTGTTTGATGGCGGCGGCGATCGACAGCGATTCGTTGGGCAAGGACGAGCCGACCTCTTATCGCGACGCGGCGGAGAACGCCGACAGGATTGCGGTTCTGGCCTCACAAGAGGACAGGGTCCTCCAGGGGGCCTATCGGCTGGGCGACTCGGTCCAGTCCTGGTGGTCGTTCTCAGGAGAGCGTTCGGTGCGGGCGCTGGGCCGATATGGTCCGGAGGGCGGTCCTCCCGAGGTGTTAGCCAAGCTCGAGTCACGGATGGCTGATCCGAATCGGGATATCGGTCACAGTGACTATTTGCCGCCGTATCCTCCGTCGTCGCCACCGGCGCATCGGACGAAAGCCGAAAGCGAGCAGTTCGTGTTCGAATTTCTGAGCCGTCGCCCGAATCCATCTTGGCCGGCAGAGAGGCCGTGA
- a CDS encoding PilZ domain-containing protein, producing MAAPHYSRTYRRFPLHVPVIFGGAPCVGEGTLLNLSVMGCSIMTDQAVLCGSDVRVSLLLPGHDSALSIELGKVKWVKGYEFGVEFVRMPLESRQRLNNRLRTELIEWLQIRRQTGEWPDRLRSTD from the coding sequence ATGGCTGCTCCCCATTATTCGCGGACGTACCGTCGGTTCCCCCTTCATGTTCCCGTCATCTTCGGCGGCGCGCCTTGCGTCGGGGAGGGCACCTTGCTCAATCTGTCGGTGATGGGCTGTTCGATCATGACCGATCAGGCCGTGCTCTGCGGAAGCGATGTGCGCGTGAGCCTGTTGTTGCCGGGGCACGACTCGGCTCTGTCCATCGAGCTCGGCAAGGTGAAGTGGGTGAAGGGGTATGAGTTCGGCGTCGAATTTGTGCGTATGCCGCTGGAATCTCGGCAGCGTTTGAACAACAGGCTTCGAACGGAACTCATCGAGTGGCTTCAGATCCGCCGACAAACCGGGGAATGGCCCGATCGGCTCAGGTCGACCGACTAA
- a CDS encoding efflux RND transporter periplasmic adaptor subunit, whose product MVEQDAPPMMPPSTRRPAWPALAILLALAIAGYLYWQQTAEAPAPTPASPAMAPKPESATDHALAVPDSTPVDVQATKATRRDLVYAITLPANISPLYQTTLYAKVSGYLKWIGPDKGDHVKKDQVVALIDAPEVEEQYQQAVSDYRIKKLTYERLAKVWKESPDVIAKQDVDVAEAAYQGAKHLMEQRVVMRDYTKVRAPYDGTITARFADPGALIQIATSSATGAIPLFTIMDLNTVRVYANVPQDDSPWIVPGRTNATVVVTELPGRSFTSTVTRSTLALDPATRSLLVEVDLPNPDHALRPGTFASVTLGLREIPQALVVPPQAVNSSPKGKSLFIIEAGKAKSIPVQTGVTDGRWMEITAGLTGDEEIVVVGKRKLLDGIVVQASPFNLPEAKPSQQKFERRVPGGTPPPPTVAAPHTSAPMK is encoded by the coding sequence ATGGTTGAACAGGACGCCCCGCCCATGATGCCCCCCTCCACTCGCCGTCCCGCATGGCCGGCCCTCGCGATCCTGCTCGCCCTGGCCATAGCAGGATACCTCTATTGGCAACAGACGGCCGAGGCCCCGGCACCGACTCCCGCAAGCCCAGCTATGGCCCCCAAACCGGAATCGGCGACCGATCATGCCCTCGCGGTACCGGATTCCACTCCGGTGGATGTGCAGGCCACCAAAGCCACGCGGCGCGATCTGGTCTATGCCATTACGCTGCCGGCGAATATCTCCCCGCTCTACCAGACGACGCTTTACGCCAAGGTTTCCGGCTATTTGAAGTGGATCGGCCCCGACAAGGGCGACCACGTGAAAAAGGATCAAGTCGTGGCGCTGATCGACGCGCCCGAAGTGGAAGAACAGTATCAGCAGGCCGTATCGGACTATAGGATCAAGAAGCTCACCTATGAACGGCTCGCCAAGGTCTGGAAGGAGTCACCCGACGTCATTGCGAAGCAGGATGTTGATGTCGCCGAAGCTGCCTACCAAGGCGCGAAACACCTGATGGAGCAGCGCGTCGTGATGCGCGACTACACGAAGGTTCGCGCGCCCTACGACGGCACGATCACCGCACGTTTCGCCGATCCCGGTGCTCTGATTCAAATCGCCACCTCGTCCGCGACCGGCGCGATTCCCCTCTTTACGATCATGGACCTCAACACGGTGCGTGTGTACGCCAACGTGCCGCAGGACGACAGTCCCTGGATCGTACCCGGCAGGACCAACGCTACCGTCGTCGTGACCGAATTGCCCGGCCGCTCGTTTACCAGCACGGTGACGCGCTCGACCCTCGCGCTCGATCCTGCCACCCGTAGCCTGCTGGTTGAAGTCGATCTCCCCAATCCGGACCATGCTCTCCGTCCCGGCACGTTCGCCTCGGTCACGCTTGGCCTCCGCGAGATTCCCCAGGCCCTCGTCGTTCCCCCTCAAGCCGTGAATAGCAGCCCCAAAGGGAAGTCGCTCTTCATCATCGAGGCGGGAAAAGCCAAGTCGATCCCAGTTCAGACGGGAGTTACCGACGGCCGTTGGATGGAGATTACAGCGGGACTGACAGGCGACGAAGAGATCGTGGTCGTGGGCAAGCGGAAACTCCTGGATGGAATCGTCGTGCAGGCATCGCCGTTTAATCTGCCTGAGGCCAAGCCCTCTCAACAGAAATTCGAACGACGGGTACCGGGCGGCACGCCGCCCCCACCAACCGTGGCTGCGCCGCACACGTCGGCGCCTATGAAATAG